A genomic region of Dreissena polymorpha isolate Duluth1 chromosome 4, UMN_Dpol_1.0, whole genome shotgun sequence contains the following coding sequences:
- the LOC127879045 gene encoding uncharacterized protein LOC127879045 — MTAWLDRNIIKLTEDVLDTFLNVDENRNISDQTEDVSKIVNVDEQLKDQNDIPETPKDELKVSSANSDQKIPETPKPKNKKSSSSISNFDQKIPETPKDKPSSSSIAGSGLWPNQESGL; from the exons ATGACCGCATGGTTGGACAGAAATATAATTAAACTGACAGAAGATGTGTTGGATACATTTTTAAATGTCGATGAGAACAGAAATATTTCTGACCAGACAGAAGATGTGTCTAAGATTGTGAATGTAGATGAGCAACTGAAAG ATCAAAATGATATCCCTGAAACACCGAAGGACGAACTAAAAGTGTCATCTGCAAATTCTG ATCAGAAGATCCCTGAGACACCAAAGCCAAAGAACAAGAAGTCATCTTCAAGTatttcaaattttg ATCAGAAGATCCCTGAAACCCCAAAAGACAAGCCATCATCTTCAAGTATAGCAGGTTCTG GGCTTTGGCCCAACCAGGAATCGGGGCTATAG